A region of Salvelinus alpinus chromosome 24, SLU_Salpinus.1, whole genome shotgun sequence DNA encodes the following proteins:
- the LOC139552486 gene encoding peptidyl-prolyl cis-trans isomerase FKBP2-like, whose protein sequence is MRLCLLFVVTLVSLAPAVRGGDKKKLQIGIKKRVDNCPIKSRKGDVLNMHYTGKLEDGTEFDSSIPRNQPFTFTLGTGQVIKGWDQGLLGMCEGEKRKLVIPSELGYGDRGAPPKIPGGATLIFEVELLGIERRSDL, encoded by the exons ATGAGGCTTTGTCTGCTGTTTGTGGTCACTCTGGTGTCCCTGGCTCCGGCAGTTCGCGGGGGCGACAAAAAGAAGCTCCAAATTGGTATCAAGAAAAGAGTTGACAACTGCCCCATCAAATCACGTAAAGGAGATGTGCTGAACATGCACTACACC GGAAAGCTGGAGGATGGAACAGAGTTTGACAGCAGCATTCCAAGGAACCAGCCATTCACCTTTACTCTGGGAACCGGACAAGTCATCAAAGGCTGGGACCAGGGCCTGCTCGG AATGtgtgagggagagaagaggaaactgGTCATCCCCTCAGAGCTCG GATACGGAGACAGAGGAGCACCTCCTAAGATTCCAG GTGGTGCCACTCTCATTTTTGAAGTGGAACTACTCGGCATCGAGAGGAGGTCTGACTTATAG
- the LOC139552487 gene encoding protein phosphatase 1 regulatory subunit 14B-like, giving the protein MATLTSQDSTAQARVYFQTPPGTEDSELVQKQGRVTVKYDRKELRKRLNLEEWIIEQLTDLYDCEEEEIPELEIDVDELLDMPTDGDRASRVKGLLVDCYKPTDDFVTALLEKVKGLQKLSTPPKKNEKSSP; this is encoded by the exons ATGGCGACGTTAACAAGCCAGGACTCAACCGCTCAAGCGCGGGTTTATTTCCAAACGCCTCCCGGTACCGAGGATTCAGAACTCGTCCAGAAGCAAGGCCGGGTAACCGTGAAATACGATAGAAAAGAGCTGAGGAAGCGGCTCAATTTGGAGGAGTGGATAATTGAGCAGTTAACGGATTTATACGACTGTGAG GAGGAGGAGATTCCAGAGTTGGAAATTGATGTGGATGAGCTGTTGGATATGCCCACTGATGGAGACCGGGCATCCAGGGTCAAG GGTTTGCTGGTTGACTGTTACAAACCTACAGAT GACTTTGTCACGGCTCTCCTAGAGAAGGTTAAAGGTCTGCAGAAACTCAGCACTCCGCCCAAAAAGAATGAAAAATCTTCTCCTTAG